In Maridesulfovibrio sp., the genomic stretch CAAACGTATATGGAGTGTTCTCATCAAGCATTTTAGCCCCCTTTAACTTCTACCATACCGCAGATCATGCATTCTGCGTCCGGCCCTTGAAATCTCACTGGCAAGAGCATGAATATTCCAGATAAAAGCTGAAATATTATTGCGCCGTTCCAATGGAACATCTTCAAAGTAACCGCGAACACGAGCTTCGCTGACCGCAGACATGAAGTCATCGATAGACTTCTCGAAATCCGGTTCATCAGGACAGTCTTCCGGACTCAGCGAATACTTCTCCAGCCATTCGTAGTGCTCAGCTGTTGCAACCAGAATGTCGGTCATAGCTTGCTCAATTGACGGCAACGGGCCGCCATACCCGCGGCGAATGATGGTGGACATAGTCATAAGGATACTGTGCATACGGCTGAATGACCTGATCAAACGGTTCAGTTCGTTGCGCTGCCAGCCTTGCAATCCCGGCTCGGCAGCCGCTTCACTAAAAGATTCCGCACAGGTATCAAGCATGGTGGACGCATCAATTCTGCTCTGCACCAAAACTGATTCGCTTACCCCGCCATGCAGATATGATTCGGTCAATTTCTTAAAATGAACTGATTGCAATTCAACGAGTGAAGCCATTTTCGTACGTAAGTTTTTGCGGGCCATATTCGGCCAGACCCCGAAAGAAGCGGCTACGCCGATAAGTATCCCAAGCCCGGTATCGACAATCCGCTCCACCCCGAACTGCCAGCCATCCGTAAAAATAATCCCCAATATCAGAATAACCCCGATACTCAGACAACATGAGAACGCCGTGTAGCTGAACACCCTGACCAGAATCATCAAGAAGAATGAAAGGATAACCAGAAAAAACAACACCGTATTGGTCGGATTAAAAAACAAGATCACGACACCGATAGCAGCGCCGGTGGCAGTGCCCCAGAATCTTTTCCAACCCAATCTCAGAGTACCACCGACAGAGGGACGCATGACCACAATCACACTGACCGGAAGCCAGACAGCGTGCTGCAATTCCAGAAATTGCGCCGCCATAATAGCGAAAGTGATAGCAACAGCGGCCTTGAGAGCGTGGCGAAATGGCACAGCATCCAGACGAAATTCTTTTTTCAAAGTGTGGAAGGCATCAGCGAACACTGCACACGCCTCCTTTACAGAAAAGCTTGCTCATCTCCGCAAACTCAATACTCAGATTCCTCAGCCCGTAAACAGCTCCCCACGCCTCAAGAAATTCATCACGCAATTCGTCATCGCGATTGTATGCGCCAAGGCGCAGCAGTTCGCTTTCAAGCTCTGCAATACCTTCATCAAGCCCACGCAAGTCAACTTCACCTTTTCCGGTGGAAATTCCAGCTGCAAGAACATCAAATGCTACAGCGCTACGTCCGGTAAGATCACTGAACTTGAAGCGCATATCCTTAAATACCGCACTATGCTCCGCGAATTTGCGGCTATTAGATAACCCTACAACAGCCTCAATCATTCGCACCAAGAGCGCGTACAGGCCCGAAGGGCCTTCATAACTACCCAGTTCTTTCACAGGGTCTACGTTCATGGCTTCCATGAATCTCCGATAACGCCGCACAGACTCCACTGAGCGATCATGAATCTCTGCGATCTGCTGTAAATCTTCCTTACGTCCTGAGGATGAGGCAACCGCGCGGAAGTAATCTCCAATATCAGTTAGGGCAACAGCTCCAGCACGAGTCAGAATCTTTTCAGGATTAATGGGCCACAGATAAAAAACAAAAACATACGCAACGGTTGATCCGAACAACACAGCCCCGGACCGCTCAAGGCCTACCAACAAAGTATCCGGCGACGTTAAAGCCAGCAAGTTGACGATAAGCGTTCCTATAGCAGCTGTCCCGGCGGCCACACCCAAAACCTGAACGAAGAAAACTGCAAAAGCCAGAAGAAACAGATATAGTTCAAGTCCGATATTGTGATTACCAATGACTGTTGAGCATGGAACAAGAAACATTACAGCAAAGGTCAGCCAGCGAGCTACAGCCTTACGCTTGGTGAGAGTACTCCCTGCGCGGAAAACCACTACAACCATAGAACCGTAAACAGACCATTGCACAAACTTGGTACTCATGCCCACCATATAGGCCAGCATCAGAGCAACAAGACAAGCACATATGGATTTGGCCGCATACTTGGTCATAAACAGACCAGGATCAACAGGCCTGATAAATATTCGATAAAATTCAGATACTAATTTCATATGCCTCCGGCGGCGCTGCAGCGGCTCTCAGCCGGGATTCTTAAACCCTTTTGCAAAAGGGTTTAAGAATCCCAAAACATTAAATCAAGACTTTGCCGCATACTGGATCAAAGCGCCATGCTAACCCATTAAATTCAAGAACAAAACGTACTGTTATGTTATTCATATAACGATTGACCGCTTCAGAATAAAGAATATTCTTGCCTACTTGGCAGCCAGTTTAATTATTTCCCGGCAGAACGCAGGCAAGTCGTCGGGCTTACGTGAAGAAACCTGATTGCGGTCTACCACAACTTCCTCATCAACCCATGTGGCACCGGCATTCTCAAGATCGTCTTTAATTCCGGGTGTGGATGTGCATCTGTATCCTTTCATGATCTTGGCGGAAATTGGAATCCACCCGCCATGGCAGATATGCGCCACAACCTTACCGGCATCATTTATCTCGCGGGTCAATTCCAAAACCTTGGGGTCGCGGCGGAGTTTATCCGGAGCAAATCCACCCGCGATAACCAGCAGATCAAAATCATCTGCATTCATGTCTCCGATTGCAGCGGTAGAACGGAACGGATAACCGTTTTTGCCAGTATAAACCTCACCATACTCCGGTCCGGCAACCACGACTTCCGCCCCCTCTTCAATCAAGCGGTAATAGGGATAAAGAAGCTCCATATCTTCAAAGACATTGTCAATAAACATCAAAACACGTTGGCCGTTAAGTTTCATGTGTGCTCCTTTAGTAATATGTTTATAAGAACTACCGAATATCAAATACCATAAAACCATGCAAAAAAGACCGCAATATCGTAAAAGATGCTGTGTCTGCTGGACTCTGACATTTTTAATCCGGACTAAAACACCTCTGAATAAAAAATCCCCGACTCTAACGAATCAGGGATTTTCTTAAGATCAAATCGACGAAGCCCAGCTATTTAAAAATCCAGAGGACTGCCGTGGTAAAATCAATTCATTTTCAAATAAATTAAAGTAGCTTATCCATAAACTCTTTAATTCTGGGATGCTGAGTTTCAGCGGAGAAAAACTCGGAGGGAGTTCCCTTTGCGATAAAATCCCCAGTTTCCATAAAGATAACAGTGTCAGCAACTTCGCGAGCAAACCCCATGTTGTGGGTAACAATAACCATGGTCATGCCGTCATCCGCGAGAGAACGGATGGTATCAAAAACTTCACCGACCAGTTCAGGGTCAAGAGCAGAAGTAGGCTCATCAAAGAGCATCATCTTAGGTTTCATAGCCAAAGCGCGGGCAATGGCTACACGCTGCTTCTGACCGCCTGAAAGGGTTACCGGATAGACAGTGGCACGGTCGGACAATCCGACTTTATCCAGCATCTGAAAAGCGACATCGCGGGCTTCTTCCTTGGATTTACCGAGCACAGTAACCTGCCCTTCCATGACGTTCTGAACAACGGTCATATGCGGGAATAGGTTGAACTGCTGGAAAACCATCCCTATCTCGGAACGCAGAGCGCAAAGATTTCTCTGGGAATCCAGCACCGGAGTTCCTTCTTTATAGGTATAACCACAGAGCTTGCCTTCAAAATGAATCTCCCCGGAATCAATGGTTTCGAGGAAGTTCATGGTCCGCAGCAGGGTAGATTTACCGGACCCGCTGGGACCGACGATAACCACCTTTTCACCCCTGCTGATTTTGAGGTCGATATTATTGACCGCAGTCAGCTGGCCAAAACATTTAACGACTTTCTTGAGTTCTAAAATTGTTTCCATTTAGCGCCTCTCGTATACCCCGACCTTGTATTCGATCTTCTCGAAAAGAAGAGTGAATACAGAGGTAAAAATAAGATAGATGACAGCGGCCATCACTAATACGGTTACGTTGAAATAGGCGTTGAACATCTGGTCCGCAGCACGCATGAGTTCGACCATGGCAATGGTGGAAACAAGCGCGGTGTCTTTGATCAGCGCGATAAATTCGTTAGCAATAGGCGGGATAATCCGCTTGTAGGTCTGCGGAATAATTACCCGGCGCATGGTCTGGCCGTAGGTCATGCCGATCGCTTTGGCCGCTTCGGTCTGGCCGTCGTCGATTGATTCGATACCGGCCCTGATGATCTCGGCGAGATATGCAGAATAGTTGATCCCAAGACCGATAAGAGCCGCAGCCAGCGGGGAAAGGGTAATACCTATTGCAGGCAGACCATAATAGATAAAGAAAAGCTGCAGCAACAAAGGCGTTCCGCGGAAGAACCAGATAATAAACCAGCTGATGGTAACAAAAGGCTGCATACGGCTGATCTTACCCAGAGCGATAAATAAACCGCCGACGGGAGAAACAATCATGGTAAAGAAGACCAGCAGCAGGGTCATGCTTGCACCTTTGAGCAGGTTAGGCATGAAGCGCTTACAGTCTTCCAGGGTTTTCTGCCATTCCGGCTTGGCCTCGCGGTCGAGGGAGGTCAGGAAATTCTGTGCTTCCACGTTATCCGGATATACGGCTATCACCTGCTCGGCATAAGAGCGGGCCTTAGCCGGATCTTTCATGGAATAACTGATGCGTGCAAGCTGCATGCGGGAATAAACATACTGCCCATCATCACCTTCGGTTCCGGGAGCGGGAACCTGCTCGAAGAGAGAGCATGCCTGATCAATCTTACCAACGGTCAGGGCATCGCGCGCCTGCTTAAGCAGGACGTCTGCATCCACACTGGCAGAGGAGACAACCGGAAAAATCAAAAGTGCAAACAGCAGAAAGAGCGAGGCAACCGCCCCGCTCTTTCCGAGTTTATTATCTAAATTAATCATTTTTTACCATTTTGCAGGGTTGGTGACATCTTCACCGAACCATTTCCGGGATATTTTACCCATGGTTCCGTCAGCAATCATAGCATCAATTGTTTTCTGTACTGCTGCGCGCAGAGAGTCTTCACCCTTGCGGAAAGCGATACCGAAAGCTTCGCTGGTAATGTAGCCGGGAAGGGCTATGTATTTACCGGGACGCTGAGACATGGAGTAGCGCCCAGCAATGTTATCTACAACAACGCCGTCCAGACGACCGGATTCAAGGTCGAGCAGAGCTTTAACGTTGGTGTCGTATTCACGGATTTCTTTAGGTGCGGGATTAAGGGACTTTGCAGCTTCAAGAGCAGGAGAACCTTTCTGCACGCCGACAACTTTACCACCGAGATCTTTGTGGGCTTTGATCTCTTTGTTGCCCATGGCGATCACGGCAATCTGGCCGTCCATAATATAAGGTTTGGAAAAGGAAACTGCTTTTTCACGCTCGGGGGTGATAGTCATGCCGTTCCAGATGCAATCGAACTTTTTAGCATTCAGGGAGTGGATAACACCTGACCACGCGGTGGGCTGCCATACGATTTTAATGCCGAGACGCTTACCTACTTCTTCAGCAGCATCAATGTCAAAACCGACCAGGGTTCCATCGTCTTTTCGAAAGCCCATGGGAGCAAAAGTGTCATCAAGACCGATAGTAAGCTTGCCAGCTTTCTGTACTTTTTCAAGAGAACCGTCACCAGCCATTGCGGTGGTTGCAAATGCCAGCATCATTGCAACCATGAGAATTACTAATACCCTTTTCATGCGTCACTCCTAAAAAGAAAATGTATTTGCGCTTCTGTAATGTGTTTAAGAAGACACAGTGAAAAACAGTTCCAGCATGCCTTTTTAAAATTAGAAGCGATGAACCGAATATCTCATGAAGCGGCAACATGCAAGACTGTATCCGCTCAAAAACTGAACTTATGAACCCTTTTTTGTCAAAATTGTGAGGATACTGACCTAAAAATGCCTATATAGATGACACATATTCCAGTTATTACAATTCAAACAAATACAGCAAGAATATTCCCAGCGTGCTGGGTAAATTTAGACTGTTTGATTTTCCTCCGCAAAGCGGTTGCTAAACTTTTTCTGTATGTGTTAATTTAGAATTAACTGATATTCCCACCAGTTTTAACAAGGAGACTATACATGCCAAACCTTAGATCGTGGGGAAGCCGTGAAATCGAACGATTGAAAACCGACATGGACAAGCTGTTCAACAGCCTCTGCCATGATTATGGCATCCCTTCCGTATGCGGAATAATAGACTGCACCCCTCAGACAACAATGCAGGAATCCGGAAATGCCCTTGAGGTAAAAACCACAATGCCGGGATTTCATGCCGAAGACCTTGAAGTAAAAGTAACCGAAACTTCCATGACCATTTCCGGCAAAAAGAACATCACTTTCAGCGGCGGCCGTAGAAACAGCCATTTCAAGAAAACCATTCCCCTGCCCTGCCGGGTGGACCCCGAGAATGTCGCCGCTACCTTTAAGGACGGCGTACTTACAATCGTGCTTGATAAATGCATCATCAAACCTCAAAAAATTATCACAATAACAGCTGAATAGTCATAAACCGGAGACAGCCATGACCAGCATCCTGAAAGACCGAGAACTGCCACTTGAAAAACTTAGATGGACCCTTGCCCCAGAGGAGCTTCCCTTTGACACTACAGCCGACATTTCCCCAGAAGATAAAATAATAGGTCAGTGCCGAGGAGTTGAGGCTTTCCGTTTCGGAATGGGGATGGGCTTGAAAGGCTACAATATCTTTGTGACCGGCCCGGCCAATAGCGGAAAGCAAGCTATGGTAAAAAAAATGCTAACCGAGCTGTCAAAATCAGATAAGAGCCCTGATGATTTGCTCTACGTCAATAACTTCAAAGCCACTGAATCACCTATCCTGATTCACATGCCTGCGGGAAAAGGAGCCATATTAAAAAAGGATATTCACGATTTTCTTGAAGGTATTAAACGCGAAGTACCTCAGCTTTTCGAGAGTCAGGAATACATTGCCCGCAAGAATGAAATTATTGAAATGCACGAAAAGCAGACCCGTGAATTCTTCCAGGGAGTAGAAGATAAGGTAAAAGATTCGGGTCTGGTTATAGTTAATATGCAGATGGGCCAGTTCCAGCGCCCGGATGTTGTTCCGCTGGTGGACGGAGAACCGATCCGCATGATTCAGCTGGAGGAAAAAGTCGAAAAAGGCCGCTTCCCTCGTGAAGAATTTGAAAAGCTGAAAGAAAAGCAGAAGGAGCTGAAGGAAGAAATCGACAGTATTCTCGCGCAGGTCCGTAAACTGCAAAAGGAAGTTAAGAAAAAAAGCGAAGACGTGGATAAACTTATGTTCATGACACTCGCACAGGACCTGATTGCCCCGCTCAAGGAAAAATATACCGACACCAAGATCCTAAAATATTTTGACGAAATGCTGGAAGAAATGAGCAACGACCTCGATTCCCTGCGTATGATCGGCAGAAAACCGCATGCAGGGGAAGGCGGCATGATGTTCATGCCTCCGCAGGCCGACGCCATCCTGCACCCCTATCAGGTCAACCTGCTGGTGGATAACACTGAACAGGAAAGCCCGCCTGTAATATTTGAATCCTATCCCACCTACCGTAACCTGTTCGGCTCTATTGAGCGTGTAATGGATAGACACGGCGGTTGGCGGACAGACTTCACCAAAATCAAGGCCGGGTCTTTCATTAAGGCTAACGGCGGTTATCTGGTCATTAACCTGATGGATGCCATTGTAGAACCGGGCGTCTGGCCCACCTTGAAGCGTTCCCTGAAAACCGAAAAAATCGAAATCCAGACCTTCGACCCATACTATTTCATTTCCTCCACCGGACTAAAGCCTGAACCAATTGATATGGATGTAAAGGTGGTCGTGCTCGGCGATCCCCATCTGTATCGGTTACTGCGGCATTACGATCCCGACGTGCCTAAGATTTTCAAAGTACGCGCGGATTTTGAAACGTCCATGGACCGGGACGCAGAAGCAATTGAGTCCGTATCCAATTTCATCAGCCGCATAGTGGAAAAAGACAGCCTGATGCCCTTTGACAGAACCGGAGTAGCGGCCATAATCGAACAGGCAGTGCGCATGTCCGGTCGTCAGGAAAAAATCAGCACAGCCTTCCCGCTTCTATCCGACCTGCTGGGTGAAGCCAATTACTATGCTTCCCGAAACGGCTCCACCACAGTCGAGTCAAAGCATGTTGATGAGGCTCTTGAGGCCCACCGCAAACGTTCAAATCAGACCGAAGAACTCCTGCAGGAAATGATTGACCGTGGCAGCATCTATGTTGACACTGACGGAGCAGTAATCGGGCAGGTCAACGGACTGGCAGTATACTCCTTAGGTGATTATTCCTTCGGCAAGCCTTCGCGTATAACCGCTGTAACTGCTATGGGTAAGGGCGGCATCATTAATATCGAACGCGAAGCAGATATGTCAGGCCCGACACATAATAAAGGTATATTCATCCTTTCCGGCTTCCTGCGGCGTCAATTCGCACAGGACAAACCTCTCTCACTAACTGCAAGTATAGCTTTCGAGCAAAGCTACGGCGGGATTGACGGCGACTCTGCATCATCTACTGAACTTTACGCCCTGCTCTCATCTCTGGCAAAAGTTCCCATTCGTCAGGACATCGCCGTTACCGGATCTATCAACCAGAAAGGTGAAGTTCAGCCTATAGGAGGAGTGAACCAGAAAGTGGAAGGTTTTTACCTCTGTTGCAAACACGCAGGACTGACCGGTAAGCAGGGCGTTATGATTCCTGAACCGAACGTCAAGGATCTTATGCTGCGCAAGGAAGTGGTGGAAGCAGTGAAGGAAGGCAAATTCCATATCTGGTCGGTGGAAAGTATCGAGCAGGGAATTGAAATCCTAACTGGAATACCTGCGGGCAAAAAGGATTCAGATTCCAAGTTTCCCGAAGATTCAATCTACGGCAAAGTGGACGCGCGACTCATCGAGCTGGCGGAAGGACTCAAAAGCTTTGGTGCAAGCGATGACGAAAAGGATGAGAAGAAAAAGGACACCGGAGGAAGCTGCGGCTGCGGCAAATAAGGGGTACAGATTCTGATATTCTGGGTTCTTTATTCAGATCTACCACGACAGTTTTGTAGAAGCCGGCCAATTCACTATTCAAAAAGAAGCGGGGGCGTAAAATATTTATTTTACGCCCCCGCTTTGAAATCATTAAAAAAGATCAATTTACAAAAATCCGGATACCCCTTTGATCTTCTTCAACGCAACAGTCAGCACCCAGCAGCTTAATGTCGACCCCAGCAATAACAGTGGAGCCTTAATAAACGGTGAGGCATCCAGACCAAGCAGGTAATAAGCACCGTAATAAACTGCCAGTGAATGGAAAAGATAAATTCCGTATGAACTGGCAGAGAATGATTTCCAAAAGCCATTGGAGCTGTTTACAAAAGCTTTAAACAAAGCAGTACTGGTCATAAGAACACTGTATGCTAATACGTTAAATCCGAGAGCATTACCCAGTTGTATGGGCAGTTCACTCCCCCTTGTAAACATCATTCCTTTAAAAGTAAGATAAAAAACAGCTGAAACAACAGTGACAATCAACCATGGCAGAATTCTTGGTGTGTACCCCTGCCGTGTAAACCAGTTTCTTTTCCACGCAAGGACACCAAGCCAGAAATAAAGCAGGTATACAAACACACGCAATGGCTGAAAAACAAGCAGGTAATAATCACTGATCCAGGTATCCACACGAAAAAACTGGTTCATTCCCAGAAAAGAAACCGTTGCAACAGAAATAAACAAGAGTGGAAGCAATGGTGAAGGATTGCGACTGATCCGTGGCGGACTCTGCAAACTTGGAAAGAATCTGTAGCAGCAGCTTAAAACGAGATAGAACAAAACCAGCTGTCCCAGAAACCAGAATACGGACTGACTGAACATGGAACCCCAGAATGGGCCAGCCCAGAAATCCATATAGCCTGATGCCTTACCACGCGAAAGAAGAATCATATACATAGAAGGAGGTGCTAGGAAAAGCACGCCAAGCACCCATGGAATTACGATTCTCTTGAATTTACCACTCCAGAATCTGGGCATGCCGTGTTTCTGCAAGGACGGCAGAGCAAAATATCCGGCGAGAAAAAACATTGCGGGCATGATGGGGACATCAACAAGCATTACGACATAGGTAAAAAACATACTCTGGGATGGATCAATTACATACCACCACTGAGGGGCAAACTTCATATAGCAAAGCGAAACATGCAGAACTACGACCATCAAAATAATCACAGCCCGCAGGTTATCCAAAAAGTACATACGTTGGTTCATAGCAGTTACACCTTTTCATTAATCACATGAGTAACAGACTGCTTTTTAAGCTTCCCGAATATGTAAGTCAAACACAGTCGACCTTTCAAAAAACAAAAGTAACAAAAAAAGGCCGGAGCAAAGCCCCGGCCCTTTATTTATTATTTCATACCGAGGTTATGAATTGCGCAATTCTTCGATAAGAGAAGTCAATTCTGAACCAAGTCTCATAAGCTCTTCAACTGCGACAGTTGATTCGCGCATAGCTTTAGCATTCTCGTTGGCAATGAGGTTTACTTCCTCAATACCGCGGTTGATCTGCTCACTGGCAGCAGACTGTTCTTCTGAAGCAGTCGCGATGCTGCGAACCTGACTTGCGGTTTCCTCAACAATATCAACTATACCTTTTAGCGCATCCCCGGCCTTAGTCGCAGACTCAGTGCTGGCAGCAACTTCGACAGCAGCCTTGGTCATGCCATCTATGTTTTCGCGGGTTCCACTCTGTATAGCGGAGATAAAATCACCAACTTCCTTGGTGGCAGCCATGGTCTTTTCAGCAAGCTTGCGGACTTCATCTGCCACAACCGCAAAGCCCCGTCCGGCTTCTCCTGCACGCGCGGCCTCGATTGCGGCGTTCAGAGCCAGCAGGTTGGTCTGGTCGGCAATATCGGTAATCACGTTCATGATTTTACCGATTCCATCAGCCTGATCTCCCAATGTTCCCAGCCCTTTTTCCATCTCGACAGTCATTTCCTGAACTCGATTAATGTGGGCCACAACATCGTTGACTATGGTTCCGCCTTTTTCAGCTTCTCCCCGTGCGTTATCAGCTGAATCAGCAGCCTCGGCAGCATTGCGTGCAACTTCTAATACACTGGCATTCATCTGTTCCATGGCAGTCGCAGATTCGGCAGTACGCTCACGCTGAGTTTCTGAACCACGGCTGGATTCATCAATTTGTGCGGTTAGCTCATGACTTGCACTCGCTACCTGAGAAACAATTCCTGCCAACTGGTCAGCAGCCTGCAACATACCTTCACGCTTTGCATTTTCTGCTTGAGCTCGGGCTTCCTCAGCTTCCTTGACAGCGACTTGAGCTTTTGCAGTCTGCTCTTTAGCTTGCTCAGCCATATGTTCTGCTTTGGAAATATTCTCCACCAGACCGTTAAGCATATTCCCCAAAGCCGTGTTCAGATCCAGGAGTTCACCGCCGAACATTGAATTATCCAAACGGATATCCATATTACCACCGGCAACCTCTTTAGCCGCATCGGCCATAACACCTATGGGTTTGGAAATAGAACGGGCAACAAAAAACATTGCGATCATAAACAGCACAAACGAAACTGCGCCGATCGTTAACAGATCGAGGGTAAGTGAATGGGCGTTAGCAAGGATTTTATCCATGGGGGCGCTGACAGCAAGATACCAGCGCAACCCGGTTCCAACGAACTCAACCGGAACATACTGAACCATTGATTTAATACCGGTATCAGCTGAAACACGGACTTCAAAAAAAGACTCGCCATTTTTCATGGCCTGCCTGAGCCCGGCTTCATCCTCGAAAGAGGAAACGTCAAAAATGGACTTACCGGCAAATTCTTCATTGGGATGATGTATAAGTGTTCCGTCATCCATCATCAACCACGCATACCCAGTACCGTAGGGGTGTATTTTCGAGACAACGTTACTTATCTTGTCGATGGGTACATCCACGCAAACTACCCCCAAAGGACGACCATCAAGCATGATTGGAGCACCGATAGTGGTAAGCATGAGCCTTTTGCCATCAACATCATAAGGATACGGAGGTGTAATGTAGGTCTTGCGTCTTTCGATCGGTTTCAGATAGTAATCGCCGTCACCGGGAATAAAATATTCAGCAAGAGGGACAACTTTCATCTCGTCACCGGCACGGAAAACATATGGAATGTGACGACCTGTTTTATCATGCATCTCTGTATTGGCATACTCTGCATCGCGGCCGTCAAAAGCATTAGGTTCCCAGGCGTTACAACCACCGATAAAGTTATCGTTTCCTTTAATCAGACCGATCAGCATTGAAATAGCGTCTTTGCGGCTCAATTCTATTTTTTCACGTCTTATCTGCGCAAATGTGCTCGCCAAACCTTCGGCCTGTCCCTGAGCATGGGTCATATAGTTCCTGATCAGGCCACAATACTCTCCGGCGAGGGCCGAAATTTCCTTCCTTGCCACCTTCTCAATGGCCGCAGAGCTGCTTTCAGTTGCAAAATATTCCATACTGCCTACAGTCAACAGAAGCAACGCCCCTACCGGCAGCATGATCTTGTACATCATCCTCAAATTTTTAAACCATCTCATCTAAGCACCGCCTCAATTAAGGTTGTCAATGGGCCCCTCACTATACCCTTTTTCGTTTGTTATTTTCATTTTCGCTACATGTCAACTTTTGATATTTCGCGCCATATATGGCACACAAAAACGACGATTTATGAAATAGATTTCTCTTTAATTATTCATCCGGAACTTTACCCAAATACGCTTCCAGTTTACGCCGCAGGAATGCACCAAGGACATAAATGAGTATAAATACAATTGCTATTGTCACAGCCATGATGCAGGAAGCACAAGCAATCTGCCCTGCTCCCAAAAGTGAAGCCATCGGCAAGTTTTCCACGCTGAGCGGAAAATTTACTAAAGGAACTAATTACCGCTGTATCGTCTCCGGCATCGGGATAGCTCGTGCGGCAGAAGCAGCAGCCATGCTTTGCGCAGAGAAACCGGATTTATTACTGAGTATCGGCGTATCAGGAGGTTTGGCTCCAGGGATAGATGCCGGAAGCATAATAGCGGCCACAACTATCCATTCAGATATTGCCGAGTTCAATTCGTGGCATGAAACCGAAAATGACTTAAAGCTGCGCAATGAGCTTATTTCGGCATGCGGAAAAATTCAGTGCGGGAAATTGATAACCGCAGCGAAGCCTGTGCTCACCCCGCAGGAGAAGCTTTTCATG encodes the following:
- a CDS encoding Hsp20/alpha crystallin family protein → MPNLRSWGSREIERLKTDMDKLFNSLCHDYGIPSVCGIIDCTPQTTMQESGNALEVKTTMPGFHAEDLEVKVTETSMTISGKKNITFSGGRRNSHFKKTIPLPCRVDPENVAATFKDGVLTIVLDKCIIKPQKIITITAE
- a CDS encoding amino acid ABC transporter ATP-binding protein produces the protein METILELKKVVKCFGQLTAVNNIDLKISRGEKVVIVGPSGSGKSTLLRTMNFLETIDSGEIHFEGKLCGYTYKEGTPVLDSQRNLCALRSEIGMVFQQFNLFPHMTVVQNVMEGQVTVLGKSKEEARDVAFQMLDKVGLSDRATVYPVTLSGGQKQRVAIARALAMKPKMMLFDEPTSALDPELVGEVFDTIRSLADDGMTMVIVTHNMGFAREVADTVIFMETGDFIAKGTPSEFFSAETQHPRIKEFMDKLL
- a CDS encoding type 1 glutamine amidotransferase domain-containing protein, translating into MKLNGQRVLMFIDNVFEDMELLYPYYRLIEEGAEVVVAGPEYGEVYTGKNGYPFRSTAAIGDMNADDFDLLVIAGGFAPDKLRRDPKVLELTREINDAGKVVAHICHGGWIPISAKIMKGYRCTSTPGIKDDLENAGATWVDEEVVVDRNQVSSRKPDDLPAFCREIIKLAAK
- a CDS encoding ABC transporter permease subunit (The N-terminal region of this protein, as described by TIGR01726, is a three transmembrane segment that identifies a subfamily of ABC transporter permease subunits, which specificities that include histidine, arginine, glutamine, glutamate, L-cystine (sic), the opines (in Agrobacterium) octopine and nopaline, etc.) is translated as MINLDNKLGKSGAVASLFLLFALLIFPVVSSASVDADVLLKQARDALTVGKIDQACSLFEQVPAPGTEGDDGQYVYSRMQLARISYSMKDPAKARSYAEQVIAVYPDNVEAQNFLTSLDREAKPEWQKTLEDCKRFMPNLLKGASMTLLLVFFTMIVSPVGGLFIALGKISRMQPFVTISWFIIWFFRGTPLLLQLFFIYYGLPAIGITLSPLAAALIGLGINYSAYLAEIIRAGIESIDDGQTEAAKAIGMTYGQTMRRVIIPQTYKRIIPPIANEFIALIKDTALVSTIAMVELMRAADQMFNAYFNVTVLVMAAVIYLIFTSVFTLLFEKIEYKVGVYERR
- a CDS encoding FUSC family protein, with the protein product MFADAFHTLKKEFRLDAVPFRHALKAAVAITFAIMAAQFLELQHAVWLPVSVIVVMRPSVGGTLRLGWKRFWGTATGAAIGVVILFFNPTNTVLFFLVILSFFLMILVRVFSYTAFSCCLSIGVILILGIIFTDGWQFGVERIVDTGLGILIGVAASFGVWPNMARKNLRTKMASLVELQSVHFKKLTESYLHGGVSESVLVQSRIDASTMLDTCAESFSEAAAEPGLQGWQRNELNRLIRSFSRMHSILMTMSTIIRRGYGGPLPSIEQAMTDILVATAEHYEWLEKYSLSPEDCPDEPDFEKSIDDFMSAVSEARVRGYFEDVPLERRNNISAFIWNIHALASEISRAGRRMHDLRYGRS
- a CDS encoding FUSC family membrane protein; this translates as MKLVSEFYRIFIRPVDPGLFMTKYAAKSICACLVALMLAYMVGMSTKFVQWSVYGSMVVVVFRAGSTLTKRKAVARWLTFAVMFLVPCSTVIGNHNIGLELYLFLLAFAVFFVQVLGVAAGTAAIGTLIVNLLALTSPDTLLVGLERSGAVLFGSTVAYVFVFYLWPINPEKILTRAGAVALTDIGDYFRAVASSSGRKEDLQQIAEIHDRSVESVRRYRRFMEAMNVDPVKELGSYEGPSGLYALLVRMIEAVVGLSNSRKFAEHSAVFKDMRFKFSDLTGRSAVAFDVLAAGISTGKGEVDLRGLDEGIAELESELLRLGAYNRDDELRDEFLEAWGAVYGLRNLSIEFAEMSKLFCKGGVCSVR
- a CDS encoding amino acid ABC transporter substrate-binding protein; the encoded protein is MKRVLVILMVAMMLAFATTAMAGDGSLEKVQKAGKLTIGLDDTFAPMGFRKDDGTLVGFDIDAAEEVGKRLGIKIVWQPTAWSGVIHSLNAKKFDCIWNGMTITPEREKAVSFSKPYIMDGQIAVIAMGNKEIKAHKDLGGKVVGVQKGSPALEAAKSLNPAPKEIREYDTNVKALLDLESGRLDGVVVDNIAGRYSMSQRPGKYIALPGYITSEAFGIAFRKGEDSLRAAVQKTIDAMIADGTMGKISRKWFGEDVTNPAKW